A genomic stretch from Oscarella lobularis chromosome 11, ooOscLobu1.1, whole genome shotgun sequence includes:
- the LOC136192742 gene encoding dehydrodolichyl diphosphate synthase complex subunit DHDDS-like, producing the protein MRVIPPPQNSPNMSFLVDWLWKSGPTVRDILDRKAGPEERRPAGFMRRFSSSILKQGPIPKHVALIMDGNRRYARKMNLSHVSDGHAMGFEKLAETLEWCLDLGINEVTVYALSIENFKRSKDEVDGLMELAKKSFSRLIEEEELIQKHKVCIRILGDMELLPVDVQKTIAKAVVLSRNNKRGFLNICIAYTSRYEMTQAAKQVAWGVEEGLLYPTDVSEQLLEKCFYTTDSSDPDLLIRTSGEVRLSDFLLWQSSYSCLSFLDVLWPEFSIWHLFQAILQYQRDYRSIEEMRSSHFAEREKLLHESDMQCVRAAAEDGKSTVLHSVDSLIAEYKRNREQRIEYFLSIIQQKRETYMDKLCP; encoded by the exons ATGAGAGTAATCCCTCCCCCTCAAAACTCTCCAAACATGTCGTTCCTCGTCGATTGGCTCTGGAAGTCGGGCCCGACGGTGCGCGACATCTTAGACCGAAAGGCCGGTCCCGAGGAACGACGTCCAGCCGGCTTCATGCGCCGATTCAGCTCGAGCATCCTCAAACAAGGTCCCATACCGAAACACGTCGCACTCATCATGgacggaaatcgacgatacgcgagaaaaatgaaCTTGTCTCACGTCAGCGACGGCCACGCGATGGGATTCGAAAAATTGGCTGAG ACTTTGGAATGGTGCCTCGACCTCGGAATCAACGAGGTCACAGTCTACGCATTGAGCATAGAGAACTTTAAGAGGTCAAAGGACGAGGTCGACGGTCTCATGGAATtggcgaagaagagcttCTCTCGACTGATTGAGGAAGA AGAATTGATACAAAAGCACAAAGTTTGCATTCGAATTCTTGGTGATATGGAACTCTTACCTGTCGACGTGCAAAAGACCATTGCCAAGGCAGTCGTCTTGTCTAGAAACAACAAGAG AGGTTTTCTGAATATTTGCATTGCCTATACATCCCGCTATGAAATGACCCAGGCGGCGAAGCAGGTCGCTTGGGGAGTAGAAGAAGGCCTCCTGTATCCAAC AGACGTGTCCGAACAGCTGCTCGAAAAATGCTTCTACACGACGGACTCATCTGACCCAGATCTCCTCATACGGACGTCGGGAGAAGTTCGGCTAAGCGACTTCCTTCTCTGGCAGTCGTCCTATTCCTGTCTCTCGTTTCTTGACGTCTTGTGGCCCGAGTTTTCAATTTGGCATCTGTTTCAGGCCATCTTGCAATACCAAAGAGATTATCGCAGTATAGAg GAGATGCGCTCGTCTCATTTtgcagaaagagagaaactcTTGCACGAGTCGGACATGCAGTGTGTGCGGGCTGCCGCCGAAGATGGCAAGTCGACAGTACTGCACAGTGTAGATTCACTCATAGCCGAGTACAAAAGAAATCGTGAACAGCGAATTGAGTATTTTTTATCGATCATTCA